A genomic window from Halogeometricum sp. S3BR5-2 includes:
- a CDS encoding fumarylacetoacetate hydrolase family protein, with amino-acid sequence MRFVRYDDGQLGLLTDDGTGVIDLGDRLDLDGREPLLDYVEGDYDAEQYADEDPDHDVEDVDLLSPVDRPGKVIAAPLNYENHIEEALSDRDITTDEWFSIKDKGYFLKAPSSVVGPDHGIELPFSDRRTDHEIELAFVMGEEAKDVDAEDAWDHIFGYTILLDISLRGDQDRSNRKSYDTFTVVGPCVVTADEIDDPQDLQMELQLNGERRQYENTGDMVYTCADVVQYASLGATLEAGDIITTGTPEGVSELSDGDTIEAEIADVGGMTVDVTERDVSYEDANVQKGGQE; translated from the coding sequence ATGCGCTTCGTTAGATACGACGACGGACAGTTGGGTCTGCTCACCGACGACGGCACAGGCGTCATCGACCTCGGCGACCGACTCGACCTCGACGGCCGCGAACCGCTCCTCGACTACGTGGAGGGCGACTACGACGCCGAACAGTACGCCGACGAGGACCCCGACCACGACGTCGAGGACGTGGACCTGCTGTCGCCCGTCGACCGACCGGGAAAGGTCATCGCCGCGCCGCTGAACTACGAGAATCACATCGAGGAGGCCCTGTCGGACCGCGACATCACCACCGACGAGTGGTTCTCCATCAAGGACAAGGGGTACTTCCTGAAGGCCCCCTCCAGCGTCGTCGGCCCGGACCACGGTATCGAACTCCCGTTCTCGGACCGGCGGACCGACCACGAGATAGAACTCGCGTTCGTCATGGGCGAGGAGGCGAAGGACGTCGACGCCGAGGACGCGTGGGACCACATCTTCGGCTACACCATCCTGCTCGACATCTCGCTGCGCGGCGACCAGGACCGCTCGAACCGCAAGTCCTACGACACGTTCACGGTCGTCGGGCCGTGCGTCGTCACCGCCGACGAGATAGATGACCCGCAGGACCTCCAGATGGAACTCCAACTCAACGGCGAGCGACGCCAGTACGAGAACACCGGCGACATGGTGTACACCTGCGCGGACGTCGTCCAGTACGCCTCGCTCGGCGCGACGCTCGAAGCGGGCGACATCATCACGACGGGGACGCCCGAGGGGGTCAGCGAACTCTCCGACGGCGACACCATCGAGGCCGAGATAGCGGACGTCGGCGGCATGACCGTCGACGTGACGGAACGGGACGTCAGCTACGAGGACGCGAACGTGCAGAAGGGCGGCCAGGAGTAA
- a CDS encoding FAD-dependent oxidoreductase — MAGTYDLVIVGGGISGASLLYTTAKFTDIESIALVEKEEEIAAINSKHTNNSQTLHFGDIETNYKLEKAESVKRGAETLAGYLENHDPDREMHAKRSKMVLAVGDEEVESLEERYYEEGFGDLYPKLRPIDREEIAEIEPKVVEGRDPSEELLALQTPDGYVVDYGATSQSFVEEAREEANVDVYTSTEVEEITEGYEGFTLDTTAGKFDADVTVVAAGSHSLQMAKSLGYGQDAVLLPIAGSFFLSEDFLNGKVYTLQMKKLPFAAIHGDADVHDPSITRFGPTAKLVPTLERGRVSTVKDFLDVFGLNAAAFLSYANILADRILLPYVLRNLVYDLPKVGPEKFLPHVQKVVPSATIDDIERAKGYGGVRPQIVNLEEKALDMGEAKIVGDEIIFNITPSPGASTSLKNAMRDTRTLMDFFDGEYEFDEEAFRADTIDNFPRPEETEMPAADD; from the coding sequence ATGGCTGGAACGTACGACCTCGTCATCGTCGGCGGCGGCATCAGCGGCGCCTCGCTGCTCTACACGACGGCGAAGTTCACCGACATCGAATCGATAGCGCTCGTCGAGAAAGAAGAAGAGATTGCCGCCATCAACTCGAAGCACACGAACAACTCCCAGACGCTGCATTTCGGCGATATCGAGACGAACTACAAGCTGGAGAAAGCCGAGTCCGTCAAACGGGGTGCGGAGACGCTCGCGGGCTACCTTGAGAACCACGACCCCGACCGCGAGATGCACGCCAAGCGGAGCAAGATGGTCCTCGCCGTGGGCGACGAGGAGGTCGAGAGCCTCGAAGAGCGCTACTACGAGGAGGGATTCGGCGACCTGTACCCGAAGCTCCGACCCATCGACCGCGAGGAGATAGCCGAGATAGAGCCGAAGGTCGTCGAGGGGCGCGACCCATCCGAGGAACTGCTTGCCCTCCAGACGCCCGACGGCTACGTCGTCGACTACGGCGCCACCTCGCAGTCGTTCGTCGAGGAGGCTCGCGAAGAGGCGAACGTCGACGTCTACACCTCCACCGAAGTCGAGGAGATAACCGAGGGGTACGAAGGATTCACGCTCGATACGACCGCCGGGAAGTTCGACGCCGACGTGACCGTCGTCGCCGCGGGGTCGCACAGCCTCCAGATGGCGAAGTCGCTCGGCTACGGGCAGGACGCCGTGTTGCTCCCCATCGCGGGCAGTTTCTTCCTCTCGGAGGACTTCCTGAACGGGAAGGTGTACACCCTGCAGATGAAGAAACTCCCGTTCGCCGCCATCCACGGCGACGCCGACGTCCACGACCCATCCATCACCCGGTTCGGGCCGACGGCCAAACTCGTCCCGACGCTCGAACGCGGCCGCGTCTCGACGGTCAAGGACTTCCTCGACGTGTTCGGTCTGAACGCCGCGGCGTTCCTCAGTTACGCCAACATCCTCGCGGACCGCATCCTCCTCCCCTACGTCCTGCGGAACCTCGTCTACGACCTCCCGAAGGTCGGTCCCGAGAAGTTCCTCCCGCACGTCCAGAAGGTCGTCCCCAGCGCCACCATCGACGACATCGAACGCGCGAAGGGCTACGGCGGCGTCCGCCCGCAGATAGTCAACCTCGAAGAGAAAGCACTCGACATGGGCGAGGCGAAGATCGTCGGCGACGAGATAATCTTCAACATCACGCCGTCGCCGGGCGCCTCGACCAGTCTGAAGAACGCGATGCGCGACACCCGGACGCTGATGGACTTCTTCGACGGGGAGTACGAGTTCGACGAGGAGGCGTTCCGCGCCGACACCATCGACAACTTCCCCCGCCCCGAGGAGACCGAGATGCCGGCGGCGGACGACTGA
- a CDS encoding universal stress protein → MKTILLCADTDVERVTDQVESLTTLPLDPDRVRVVLYHVFRADGTEADARKLKSVGRATEALEAAGFEVAVEQSSGDAAREILDAAESFDADLLSVAGRRTSPTGKALFGSVAQRVALRSDCPVLFCSAASD, encoded by the coding sequence ATGAAGACGATACTGCTCTGCGCCGACACCGACGTCGAACGAGTCACGGATCAGGTGGAATCGCTGACGACGCTGCCGCTCGACCCCGACCGGGTCCGCGTCGTCCTCTATCACGTCTTCCGCGCGGACGGGACCGAAGCCGACGCGAGGAAGCTCAAATCGGTCGGCCGGGCGACCGAGGCGCTGGAGGCGGCGGGGTTCGAGGTGGCGGTCGAACAGTCGAGCGGCGACGCCGCCCGGGAGATTCTCGACGCCGCCGAATCGTTCGACGCGGACCTGCTCAGCGTCGCCGGGCGGCGGACGTCCCCGACGGGAAAGGCGCTGTTCGGGAGCGTCGCACAGCGGGTGGCGCTCCGGTCGGACTGCCCGGTGCTGTTCTGTTCGGCCGCGTCCGACTGA
- a CDS encoding MFS transporter translates to MRRRLGAFDTLLLTAAIWFLAKFVRYAFPPLFPEFQATYGVSNGTIGLAYTAMMLVYAVMQFPSGVLADRVGSPRVIAGGVATTVLGVFALSRPVSFPLLVGGMVLVGLGTGVHKTVAVRFLSSVYPERKGRALGVLDTFGALGGVVAPAAVVAVAGRYGWGTLFFGSGVAGLLLGGAFLARTSSAEAAGGRGSGTESTGGRDEDEAEADDDGASLDDYLALCTDGRFAAFVLVTVAFSFTYNGVVAFLPLYLTAAAGASSTLANGLYSVLFAVSFVQLLTGDLSDRVGSLRVVVGTLVLALAGLVGLLVGSTTLALGASVVAFGLGSHGFRPVRGSFLVELVPDSLAGGGLGAVRTVLMGAGAVAPAVVGVVSERASFEAAFALLAASLVVAVVAATGLLVTE, encoded by the coding sequence ATGAGACGCCGCCTCGGCGCGTTCGACACGCTGCTTTTGACCGCGGCGATCTGGTTTCTGGCGAAATTCGTCCGCTACGCGTTCCCGCCGCTGTTCCCGGAGTTCCAGGCGACCTACGGCGTCTCCAACGGCACCATCGGTCTCGCGTACACGGCGATGATGCTGGTCTACGCCGTCATGCAGTTCCCGTCGGGCGTCCTCGCGGACAGGGTCGGGTCGCCGCGCGTCATCGCCGGCGGCGTCGCCACCACCGTCCTCGGCGTCTTCGCGCTCTCGCGCCCCGTCTCGTTCCCGCTCCTCGTCGGGGGGATGGTGCTCGTCGGACTCGGCACCGGCGTCCACAAGACCGTCGCCGTCCGCTTTCTCTCCTCGGTCTACCCCGAGCGGAAGGGTCGCGCGCTGGGCGTCCTCGACACGTTCGGCGCCCTCGGGGGCGTCGTCGCGCCCGCGGCCGTCGTCGCCGTCGCCGGCAGGTACGGCTGGGGGACGCTGTTCTTCGGCAGCGGCGTCGCCGGACTCCTCTTGGGCGGCGCGTTCCTCGCGCGGACGTCGAGCGCGGAAGCTGCCGGCGGGAGGGGAAGCGGAACCGAGTCGACCGGGGGGAGAGACGAAGACGAGGCAGAGGCCGACGACGACGGCGCATCCCTCGACGACTACCTCGCGCTCTGCACCGACGGGCGGTTCGCGGCGTTCGTGCTCGTCACCGTCGCGTTCTCCTTCACCTACAACGGCGTCGTCGCCTTCCTCCCCCTCTATCTGACCGCCGCGGCGGGGGCGAGTTCGACGCTGGCGAACGGGCTCTACAGCGTTCTGTTCGCCGTGAGCTTCGTTCAACTGCTCACCGGCGACCTGAGCGACCGCGTCGGGTCGCTGCGCGTCGTCGTCGGAACGTTGGTGCTGGCGCTCGCCGGCCTCGTCGGCCTCCTCGTCGGGTCGACCACGCTCGCCCTCGGCGCGTCGGTGGTCGCCTTCGGGCTCGGGTCGCACGGTTTCCGGCCGGTCAGGGGCTCGTTTCTCGTCGAGTTGGTCCCCGACTCGCTCGCCGGCGGCGGCCTCGGAGCGGTGCGGACGGTGCTGATGGGGGCCGGCGCCGTCGCCCCCGCCGTCGTCGGCGTCGTCTCCGAACGGGCCTCCTTCGAGGCGGCGTTCGCGCTCCTCGCCGCCTCCTTGGTCGTCGCCGTCGTCGCCGCGACGGGACTGCTGGTCACCGAGTGA
- a CDS encoding FAD-dependent monooxygenase, producing MSGETTDDSVLIAGAGPVGMTTALALHARGVDATILEAESEDRDRSGSRAIYVHGSTLRTLERVSPGLGTDLVEEGLVWPTRRTCWRGKEVFSRTYDTPGGHGELPHFTSVPQVRTEEYMHEALDEAGVDIHWDAGVETVESSPDGVRVETADGREWETPYLVGADGGGSTVRKEIGANFEGDQSENSFIVADVDEIEEDPRPLERLFHYDDPAVGGRNVLLVPFTGGWRLDIQCLGDDDAEELSGDGQMREFVRTVMGDRYVDNITWVSTYKFLQVMADTFVDDHRRVLLAGEAAHLLAPFGARGMNSGIADADEAASAVAVALRSRTDGVARDEVELYAARREKAAEYNMEAAGQALEYLQGDNPETVLRKEAAAAIADYFEPAGEYLDDAPYGPHGAPPIVSTGNY from the coding sequence ATGAGCGGCGAAACGACGGACGATTCCGTACTGATAGCCGGTGCCGGGCCGGTCGGGATGACGACGGCGCTGGCGCTGCACGCGCGGGGAGTCGACGCCACCATCCTCGAGGCCGAGTCGGAGGACCGCGACCGCTCGGGGAGTCGCGCCATCTACGTGCACGGGTCGACGCTCCGGACCCTCGAACGGGTGAGTCCCGGACTCGGGACCGATCTCGTCGAGGAGGGACTGGTGTGGCCGACGCGGCGAACCTGCTGGCGGGGTAAAGAAGTGTTCTCGCGGACGTACGACACGCCCGGCGGTCACGGGGAGTTGCCGCACTTCACCAGCGTTCCGCAGGTGCGCACGGAGGAGTACATGCACGAGGCCCTCGACGAGGCCGGCGTCGACATCCACTGGGACGCCGGCGTCGAGACGGTGGAGTCGTCCCCCGACGGCGTCCGCGTCGAGACGGCCGACGGCCGCGAGTGGGAGACCCCGTACCTCGTCGGCGCCGACGGCGGCGGGTCGACCGTCCGCAAGGAGATCGGCGCGAACTTCGAGGGCGACCAGTCGGAGAACTCTTTCATCGTCGCCGACGTCGACGAGATAGAGGAGGACCCCCGCCCCTTAGAGCGACTGTTCCACTACGACGACCCCGCGGTCGGCGGGCGGAACGTCCTCCTCGTCCCCTTCACGGGCGGGTGGCGCCTCGACATCCAGTGTCTCGGCGACGACGACGCCGAGGAACTGAGCGGCGACGGACAGATGCGCGAGTTCGTCCGCACGGTGATGGGCGACCGCTACGTCGACAACATCACGTGGGTCTCCACCTACAAGTTCCTGCAGGTGATGGCCGACACGTTCGTCGACGACCACCGCCGCGTTCTCTTGGCCGGCGAGGCCGCGCACCTCCTCGCGCCGTTCGGCGCGCGCGGGATGAACTCGGGCATCGCGGACGCCGACGAGGCCGCCTCGGCCGTCGCCGTCGCCCTGCGCTCGCGGACCGACGGCGTCGCGCGCGACGAGGTCGAACTGTACGCCGCCCGCCGCGAGAAGGCGGCGGAGTACAACATGGAAGCGGCGGGGCAGGCGCTCGAATACCTGCAGGGCGACAACCCCGAGACGGTCCTCCGCAAGGAGGCCGCCGCGGCGATAGCCGACTACTTCGAACCCGCCGGCGAGTACCTCGACGACGCGCCGTACGGCCCGCACGGCGCGCCGCCCATCGTCTCGACCGGCAACTACTGA
- a CDS encoding RNA-guided endonuclease InsQ/TnpB family protein: protein MEHSHRYHAYPTQTVAEGLEHHLNVHRQLYNHVRWDYTNSPKDDKPSEYDQNNKLSEWKRKWPVFSESHSKAAQATVARFHRNLSSLRKKKEKGYNVGRLKRQAPTEYRSVTYNQSGFDLDEKRGHDKYAYVRFSKIGWVKIRYSRPIPDHATIKEVTFKKETTGEWFVSFGLETENADLPEKPDVDSLDASNSVGIDLGILNYIHTSDGKTVDWLGLEDDYERLRREQRKLSRKEKGSNNYEKQRLKVATVKRHIKRKVLDYQHKLTTWLVREYDAVFVEDLNVKGMLEQSHNARNKQDAAWRQFITLLEYKADLHGTHVVQVEARGTTKECASCGVETAKPIWVREHSCPSCGFETDRDANAAMNVLQRGFSELGLGWPESTPVETVTATDAADFQRVSASHVLETGRLPS, encoded by the coding sequence ATGGAACACAGTCACCGCTACCACGCCTACCCGACACAAACGGTAGCGGAAGGACTGGAACACCATCTGAACGTTCATCGCCAACTCTACAACCACGTCCGATGGGACTACACGAACAGTCCCAAGGACGACAAGCCAAGTGAGTACGACCAGAACAACAAACTTTCCGAGTGGAAGCGAAAGTGGCCTGTGTTCAGCGAGTCACACTCGAAAGCCGCACAAGCCACTGTCGCTCGCTTCCACCGTAATCTCTCCAGCCTTCGCAAGAAGAAAGAGAAGGGGTACAACGTTGGGCGGCTCAAACGGCAAGCACCCACGGAATATCGGAGCGTGACGTACAACCAGTCTGGTTTCGACCTCGATGAAAAGAGGGGCCACGACAAGTACGCCTACGTCCGCTTCAGCAAAATCGGCTGGGTCAAAATCAGGTACTCGCGCCCGATTCCAGACCACGCCACCATCAAAGAAGTCACGTTCAAGAAGGAGACGACCGGCGAATGGTTCGTCTCGTTCGGCCTCGAAACCGAAAACGCTGACTTGCCCGAGAAACCTGACGTGGATTCGCTCGATGCGAGCAATAGCGTCGGCATCGACCTCGGCATCCTCAACTACATCCACACCAGCGACGGAAAGACAGTGGATTGGCTCGGCCTCGAAGACGACTACGAGCGTCTTCGCCGCGAGCAACGCAAACTCTCACGGAAAGAGAAGGGGTCGAACAACTACGAGAAACAACGCCTGAAGGTCGCCACGGTCAAGCGCCACATCAAGCGGAAAGTCCTCGACTATCAGCACAAATTGACGACGTGGCTCGTCCGCGAGTACGACGCCGTGTTCGTGGAAGACCTGAACGTGAAGGGGATGCTCGAACAGTCGCACAACGCCCGCAACAAGCAGGATGCGGCATGGCGACAGTTCATCACACTCCTTGAATACAAGGCCGACCTGCACGGAACGCACGTCGTTCAGGTCGAAGCGCGAGGCACAACCAAAGAGTGCGCGTCGTGTGGCGTGGAGACCGCGAAACCCATCTGGGTGCGGGAACACTCCTGCCCGAGTTGTGGATTCGAGACAGATAGAGACGCGAACGCAGCGATGAACGTCCTACAACGTGGCTTTTCTGAATTAGGGCTGGGATGGCCCGAATCAACGCCTGTGGAGACTGTGACCGCTACGGACGCCGCTGATTTTCAGCGTGTGTCTGCAAGTCACGTCCTCGAAACAGGAAGACTGCCCTCGTGA
- a CDS encoding YjiH family protein — MFGSTAWENDEHTPGEDAEPAQKSIDDVGLITEKRGPLLKFLLAFVTGSFFFLFPVQWNGQTTIPLDVLVGLIQGAFPTLLEYFTFALIAAGALLTTVSMATHHGYLDRDGGLVARTDLDYWRTSNLFWFFRVAGVCFAVPILLGVGPEWLFNADTSGIVWGGLLLTVALVIPIGAVFVNLLAELGGLQFVGTLAQPVMKPAFDLPGRSALDGAASWLGSFSIGYYLTRNVFDRGGYDKREVFVICTCFATGNLGTVGAIAAVLEILHVFPVVVFLYLVAVVAVAVVLVRVPPLSSVPAEYVAEPDPEPEFSGTVTDYVRFAFNEAVRTAEEGASIPRASWEGLVDGLKLNGMILGTVLAIAMVAMVLNIYTPVFEILGTPLVPVLSALGIPDAQMAATSVILGGAEMFIGATFAVGADFITRVFVVIVVSSQAIFFAASAPMMVDMFDDIPIRFRDLFALFVMRTLLLIPITAALIHGAVFLGLL; from the coding sequence ATGTTCGGCAGCACTGCGTGGGAGAATGACGAGCACACGCCGGGCGAGGACGCGGAACCCGCCCAGAAGTCCATCGACGACGTGGGACTGATAACGGAGAAGCGGGGACCGCTGTTGAAGTTCCTCCTCGCGTTCGTCACCGGTTCGTTCTTCTTCCTGTTTCCGGTCCAGTGGAACGGGCAGACGACGATTCCCCTCGACGTTCTCGTCGGACTCATACAGGGGGCGTTCCCGACGCTCCTGGAGTACTTCACCTTCGCGCTCATCGCCGCGGGCGCGCTGTTGACGACGGTGTCGATGGCGACTCACCACGGCTATCTGGACCGAGACGGCGGACTCGTCGCCCGCACCGACCTCGACTACTGGCGCACCTCGAACCTGTTTTGGTTCTTCCGCGTCGCGGGCGTCTGCTTCGCGGTTCCCATCCTCCTCGGCGTCGGGCCGGAGTGGCTGTTCAACGCGGACACCTCCGGTATCGTCTGGGGCGGCCTCCTCCTGACCGTCGCGCTCGTCATCCCCATCGGCGCCGTCTTCGTCAACCTCCTCGCCGAACTCGGCGGCCTCCAGTTCGTCGGGACGCTGGCGCAACCGGTGATGAAGCCGGCGTTCGACCTCCCGGGCCGGTCGGCCCTCGACGGCGCCGCCTCGTGGCTCGGGTCGTTCAGCATCGGCTACTACCTCACGCGGAACGTGTTCGACCGCGGCGGCTACGACAAGCGCGAGGTGTTCGTCATCTGCACCTGCTTCGCGACGGGCAACCTCGGCACCGTCGGCGCCATCGCCGCCGTCCTCGAAATCCTCCACGTCTTCCCCGTCGTCGTCTTCCTCTATCTCGTCGCCGTCGTCGCCGTCGCCGTCGTCCTCGTCCGGGTGCCGCCGCTGTCGTCGGTGCCGGCCGAGTACGTCGCCGAACCCGACCCGGAACCGGAGTTCAGCGGGACGGTCACCGACTACGTCCGCTTCGCGTTCAACGAAGCGGTGAGAACCGCCGAAGAGGGCGCCTCGATTCCGCGCGCTTCCTGGGAGGGGCTGGTCGACGGGCTGAAACTGAACGGGATGATTCTCGGAACGGTCCTCGCTATCGCGATGGTGGCGATGGTGCTCAACATCTACACGCCGGTGTTCGAGATTCTGGGGACGCCCCTCGTGCCCGTCCTCTCGGCGCTCGGCATCCCCGACGCGCAGATGGCGGCCACCTCGGTCATCCTCGGCGGCGCGGAGATGTTCATCGGCGCGACGTTCGCCGTCGGCGCCGACTTCATCACGCGCGTGTTCGTCGTCATCGTGGTGAGTTCGCAGGCCATCTTCTTCGCCGCCTCGGCGCCGATGATGGTCGACATGTTCGACGACATTCCTATCCGATTCCGCGACCTGTTCGCGCTGTTCGTGATGCGGACGCTGCTTCTCATCCCCATCACGGCGGCACTCATCCACGGCGCGGTGTTCCTCGGCCTGCTGTAG
- a CDS encoding acyl-CoA thioesterase has translation MTYERVWTVRFSDADSFGIAHYPRIVDAVHETSDMFMQSIGFPYWEIVEEHGYGLPLVEMNFEFERPVEAGDEVTVELTPDLGTRSVRFEYVARSDGEVAFTGYEQRVCAPADGEGSMELPDDLRAALSEYADADGDGDGSEDD, from the coding sequence GTGACGTACGAACGCGTCTGGACCGTGCGGTTCTCCGACGCCGACTCCTTCGGCATCGCTCACTACCCGCGCATCGTCGACGCGGTCCACGAGACGTCCGACATGTTCATGCAGTCCATCGGCTTCCCGTACTGGGAGATAGTCGAGGAACACGGCTACGGACTGCCGCTCGTGGAGATGAACTTCGAGTTCGAACGCCCCGTGGAAGCCGGCGACGAGGTGACGGTCGAACTGACCCCGGACCTCGGAACCCGGAGCGTCCGGTTCGAGTACGTCGCCCGGTCGGACGGCGAAGTGGCGTTCACCGGCTACGAACAGCGCGTCTGCGCCCCCGCCGACGGGGAGGGGTCGATGGAACTCCCCGACGACCTCCGCGCGGCGCTGTCTGAGTACGCCGACGCGGACGGAGACGGGGACGGGTCCGAGGACGACTGA